The Cytobacillus sp. NJ13 sequence AAGATATTGCCAGACCCCTGCAACTGTAGGGTTATTCCGAACTGTGGGATATGGAGGGGATGCTGGTTCAATCGAAGATATTAAAAACTCTGAATTAGTGCTCATTATTGGTTCCAATACGTCTGAATCCCATCCGGTTCTTTCTACCAGGGTGAAACGATCCCAGAAACTTAATGGCCAAAAAGTAATTGTAGCTGACTTAAGGGAACATGAAATGGCAGAGCGGTCTGATCTGTTTGTGCGCCCTCGTGCGGGTACGGATATGGTCTGGCTTTCTGCCATTACCAAATACATTATCGACCAGGGATGGGCGGACGAGAAGTTTCTGCAGGAAAAAGTAAATGGCCTTGAAGAATTTGTATCAAACCTGGAGAAATATACCCTGGAATTTGCAGAAGAAACGACCGGGATATCCAAAGATAATTTAATCCAAATGGCAGAAATGATTCATGAAGCCAATAGTGTTTCTGCGTTATGGGCAATGGGTGTCACACAGCATCTTGGAGGCAGTGATACAAGTACAGCCATTTCAAATCTGCTTCTTGTAACAGGCAATTACGCCAAGCCCGGTGCAGGTGCGTATCCTTTAAGGGGCCATAACAATGTGCAGGGGGCAGGTGACTTTGGAAGCAGCCCCGATAATTTGCCTGGGTATCAGAAGGTTTCAAACCCTGATGTGAGAAAAAAGTTTGAAAATGCATGGAGAGTAAAGCTTCCGGAAAAGGCCGGACTGAATAATCACGAAATGGTAGAAGGGATTCATGAAGGCCAGCTGAAAGCGATGTATCTGAAGGGTGAAGATATGGGGCTTGTGGATTCAAATATCAATTATGTGCAGGCAGCTTTTGAGAAGCTTGATTTCTTTGTGGTGCAGGACATTTTCCTTTCCCGTACAGCTGAGTTTGCGGATGTGGTGCTTCCAGCAAGTCCAAGTTTGGAAAAGGAAGGAACATTTACGAACACAGAGAGGAGAATTCAGCGTCTTTACCAGGCGTTCGAGCCGCTTGGGGATTCGAAGCCGGATTGGCAGATTATCATTGAAGTTGCCAATCGGCTGGGAGCGGGCTGGACATATACGCACCCAAGCGAAGTAATGGACGAAGCAGCTGGACTTATGCCATTATACGCAGGAGTTACTTATGATAGATTGGAAGGATACAATAGTCTGCAATGGCCGGTGGCTGAAGATGGAACGGACAGTCCTCTCCTCTATACGGAAGGCTTTCCTTTCCCAGATGGCAAGGCACGACTTTATCCAGTAGATTGGACTCCTGCTCTTGAATACCCAATGGAATATGATATTCATGTCAATAATGGGCGTCTTCTGGAGCACTTCCATGAAGGTAATATGACCTATAAGTCAAAAGGAATCAGCTTGAAAACACCGGAAGTTTTCCTGGAGGTATCACCTGAACTAGCCGAAGAACGAGGATTGAAGGACGGTACGCTTGTCCGCCTGACTTCACCGTACGGCAATGTTAAAGTTAAATGCCATATAACGGATAGGGTTAAAGAAAAGGAAGTTTACCTTCCTATGAATGATAGAGGCGAAGCCGCCATAAATTTATTAACAAGCAGCTATGCCGACAAGGATACCGATACACCGGCATATAAGGAAACGAAGGTAAAGCTTGAAATCCTGAGTGAAGAAGGAAGCAATCCGCTTCCTAGAATTAATCACCGCTATGGCAATCCGCAGCCGCAGATTGGTGTAAACGTGCAAAAGAAATGGGCAAGAAAAGATTATATTTTCCCGGGAGAAATGGTGAAAAAGGAGCGGAAGCAGCATGGCTAAAGCGATTAATAACATCAAGCGTTTTGAATTAAGCCCAGAGGATAAACGCAAAAAGGACCTGGAGGAAGTGGAGAATGCCCTGATAGAAAATAAGGATTCCATTCTTGAGCTTCTGACAGCAGTAGGCCATATGCATGATCGGGGAATACTCTCGTTATTAAATGCCTTATTTGGACAGGGAGATAAAGTATTGAATGTCCTTGTTAAAGCAGTAGATAAACCGGAAGCTACCAATACAATCAAAAACCTGCTTCTCATGGTTGGAACTCTTGGCACCTTAAATGTACAGCAGCTTGAACCCTTGCTGTTAAAATTAAATTCCGGTGTTGCCAGGGTGGCGGAATATAAAGAAACGGATGAAAAAACAAGCTACTTTGATCTGGTAAAGGCATTAAAAGATCCAGAAGTCAATCGGGCGATTACACTTCTGATTACTTTCCTTAAAGGAATGGGAGAAGATACAAGCGCCATGGAAAGGAACACCCAGCTTCCAGAAGATCAGAAAATGCACAAAATGGAGAAAAACGAAAGAGATGTCCCTCCTAACAAAAGAGAATGACAACAAGCCAGTGACCCCATTTAAGGTCACTGGTTTTTTATTGGAAACGATAAAATCAGGCAAATAGCCTTAAATATTGTCAATATTCTCTTTAATATCAATTTAATAGCAAAATTTTTGTGGAAAAATGGAAAATCATGTACTAGAATGGCAATATAGGAAAGTTTATTAATTTGCCACCCAATACATACATCATTTGCGAAGTATAAGAAAGAGGGTAATAAAGTGGGCATTATAAATGAAGATAGTTTCATTGAAACAGTCCACATGAAAGGTTTGCAAATCTCCCTGATTGCTTCGGGGGATGGGACAGAGGTTATTTATCATAAGCTTGAACCTGATGCTAGGTGGGGTCTGGAACCATTAGAAGGCGGTGAAACGCTAGAATATCTTCATTTGCTTTCCGGTAAACTGCTCTTAAAAGATTCTAATGGGGAAAAAACGCTCAGAGCTGGTGATTCGTTTCAAAGATGCCCAGTAACTGAACATCATATTTTTCAATCAATAGGTCAATCTGAATTTTTATATGTAACATCTAATCCAGTTTTTCATTACTATAGCAGAGTGACTAATGAATTAAGAGATTTGGTAATATCAATCGAAGAGAAAGATGGATATACAAGCGACCATTGCGATAGAATTACAAAAATGTCAATGCTAATGGCAGACGCACTTGATTTAAATTCCCGGCAAATTTTAAAACTTAATCTTGCTGCATTTTTACATGATATAGGAAAAGTGAAGGTGCCAGTTGGGATTCTTCAAAAACCAGGTAAATTAACCTCTGATGAGTGGGATTTAATGAAACAGCATTCTACATTTGGACGAGAAATATTGCAAGAGACAGGTTTGCCGAGTTTAATAGAAGCAGGCGAAGTGGTAGAGCAGCATCATGAAAGATATGATGGCACTGGATATCCCAAAGGACTCAAAGGGGATGAAATTGCAATAGAGGCAGCAATTATTTCTGTTGTAGACTCATTTGATGCAATGACTACTGATCGGGTATACCAGAAAGGCAGAAGCGTACTCGAAGCAATAGATGAACTTAGAAAAAATCGGGGCACCATGTACAATCCAGATATCGTTGATACATTTTTTAAAATAAAAGACAAATTAGTAGAAATTTAAGGGGGAACAAAAATGAAGAAAGCAGCATTTATTCTAGTAAGCTTGATGTTATTGCTTGTATTCAACGCAAATACATCAGAGGCTGCATATTTACCTGAATATGATAAATATGTAGAAGTATCGTATGAACAAGCTAGATATATAGCTGATTTAATGGGACTGCAAGATTATGAATTAGGAGAAGAAACAGCAAGATTGTCATTCGAATTGCAGGAAAGTTTGATTGCAAAGATAGAGAAAGTCCTGAAAACGGAAATTGACCATTATTACATCTGGTTAACCGTAGATGGTGAAACGGTTCTGGGAATAGATCCTCCACATCCTATGTTTTAATAGGTAGCAAGTCAAAGCAAAAGCTTTGACTTGCTTTTTTTTATGGTATTTCTAAAACATATCTATTTATAACTAGCCTTTTAGTTTCGTTTAGTAATCTGCAAAATCAAGATATTCACCTATATGCAAAAAAATGAGCTTAAGAATAAAGACTTTTTGAAGAAGAGAAAGAGGATGCCCCATATGCTTTTGCAATTGGGCACCCTCTTTTTATTAATCTTCCGCCCCTGAAACGATCCTTTCCGGATGAGAATAAACATTAAAAGACTGACCGCGTATAAAGCCAACGGCGGTGATATTAAGATCTTCTGCCAGTTTTATGGCCAAATCAGTCGGAGCTGATTTTGATAGGATGATGCCTACTCCTATTTTTGAGGCTTTAAGCAGAACTTCAGAAGAGATTCTGCCGCTGAATGCAATGACTTTATCCCTTACAGGAATCCTGTTTTCAATGCAATACCCAAGGATTTTATCTAGAGCATTATGCCGGCCAATATCTGTTCTGCTGACAATCATTTCTTCTGCAGAAAATAAGGCGGCATTATGTACTCCACCGGTTTCTTGGAAAGTCAGACTGCCATCCTGCAGCTGTTTCATAAATGAGATGCACTGGCTGGGAGACAAGGTCAGCTTAGATGTAGAAGTTCTGGCTGTCCTGGCATCATTGTGAAAATAAAATTGCCTGCTCTTCCCGCAGCATGAACCAATAAACCGTTTGGAGTGGAACTCATGGCTTGCTGTAGAAGTTTGGGTATGTAACTCCACATATGCAAATCCTTTGCTTTCATCTATTTGAATAGCCTTGATTTCTTCAATTCTCCTGATAAAGCCTTCAGAAGCCAAAAAGCCGATTGTTAATTCCTGAATATTCTCTGGGCTACAGACCATTGTTGCGAACTCTTCTCCATTTAGATGAATTGTGAGAGGGTGTTCGGAAACAATTGAATCTTCTGCTTCCTGCAGAACTCCATTCTGAAATCTGACAATTTTTCTGCTGCTTAGAATATCCATAATTCTTCCTCCTAGAACCTTTCGACTAACAAAATAGTAGCATATAATTTCAGTTAAACAAGAAATTTAGATTGTTTAGTTTGACAATAATTGTATTAATTGATTAACTTATTAAAGTGAAACCTGTATTGGACATGTATAATTGGGATTATACATGAAAATAGGTTAATGAGGGTTGAAATATGAACAAGTATGAAGCAGAATTCAGTAATTTAGTGCGCTCTTTCCGAAAAAAACATATGGGCAAAGGACCTAGTAAAGTTAGGACAACTTTCTGCAAACATTGGGCTATATGTGAAATGGAAGGTAATTTATCTCCTGTGGAAAAATTCATAGCAAGTGCAGACGAGGGGAAACAAATGCTTCGCGCTGCCAGAACAGAAATGGTCAAGGAAATGTATAAAAAAAACCGTCCGGCAGAAATGGAAGAATTTTTGCAGGCAAGACTAATAGACCTGTTTGTGGATATTGATATCGAACGGGATTTTGGAATGTCGGTATTTGTGTTCGATCAGGATATCCAAAGCAAGTTTATGGATTAAAAATTATTCATTAAAGACTGAAATCTGGAAAA is a genomic window containing:
- the fdhF gene encoding formate dehydrogenase subunit alpha; amino-acid sequence: MIDLPASLNIKINGIEMKAKKDQTVLQLLNDSSIEIPQVCFHPSLGAIETCDTCIVSVNGKLVRSCSTKIKDGDVIDTVDPDVKQAQTIAMDKILFNHELYCTVCDYNNGGCEIHNTVKAMKINHQSIPFDQKPYEKDESHPFYRYDPDQCILCGRCVEACQDVQVTETLTIDWERERPRVIWDNDVPINESSCVSCGHCSTVCPCNAMMEKGMEGEAGFLTGIAKNTLRPMIEITKNVETGYGSILAISDMEAAMREEKIKKTKTVCTYCGVGCSFDVWTKGREILKVEPQAEAPANGISTCVKGKFGWDYVNSEERLTKPLIREGDSFREAEWDEALDLITRKFSEIKEQHGPDALSFITSSKCTNEESYLMQKLGRAVIGTNNIDNCSRYCQTPATVGLFRTVGYGGDAGSIEDIKNSELVLIIGSNTSESHPVLSTRVKRSQKLNGQKVIVADLREHEMAERSDLFVRPRAGTDMVWLSAITKYIIDQGWADEKFLQEKVNGLEEFVSNLEKYTLEFAEETTGISKDNLIQMAEMIHEANSVSALWAMGVTQHLGGSDTSTAISNLLLVTGNYAKPGAGAYPLRGHNNVQGAGDFGSSPDNLPGYQKVSNPDVRKKFENAWRVKLPEKAGLNNHEMVEGIHEGQLKAMYLKGEDMGLVDSNINYVQAAFEKLDFFVVQDIFLSRTAEFADVVLPASPSLEKEGTFTNTERRIQRLYQAFEPLGDSKPDWQIIIEVANRLGAGWTYTHPSEVMDEAAGLMPLYAGVTYDRLEGYNSLQWPVAEDGTDSPLLYTEGFPFPDGKARLYPVDWTPALEYPMEYDIHVNNGRLLEHFHEGNMTYKSKGISLKTPEVFLEVSPELAEERGLKDGTLVRLTSPYGNVKVKCHITDRVKEKEVYLPMNDRGEAAINLLTSSYADKDTDTPAYKETKVKLEILSEEGSNPLPRINHRYGNPQPQIGVNVQKKWARKDYIFPGEMVKKERKQHG
- a CDS encoding DUF1641 domain-containing protein: MAKAINNIKRFELSPEDKRKKDLEEVENALIENKDSILELLTAVGHMHDRGILSLLNALFGQGDKVLNVLVKAVDKPEATNTIKNLLLMVGTLGTLNVQQLEPLLLKLNSGVARVAEYKETDEKTSYFDLVKALKDPEVNRAITLLITFLKGMGEDTSAMERNTQLPEDQKMHKMEKNERDVPPNKRE
- a CDS encoding HD-GYP domain-containing protein encodes the protein MGIINEDSFIETVHMKGLQISLIASGDGTEVIYHKLEPDARWGLEPLEGGETLEYLHLLSGKLLLKDSNGEKTLRAGDSFQRCPVTEHHIFQSIGQSEFLYVTSNPVFHYYSRVTNELRDLVISIEEKDGYTSDHCDRITKMSMLMADALDLNSRQILKLNLAAFLHDIGKVKVPVGILQKPGKLTSDEWDLMKQHSTFGREILQETGLPSLIEAGEVVEQHHERYDGTGYPKGLKGDEIAIEAAIISVVDSFDAMTTDRVYQKGRSVLEAIDELRKNRGTMYNPDIVDTFFKIKDKLVEI
- a CDS encoding 8-amino-7-oxononanoate synthase, coding for MKKAAFILVSLMLLLVFNANTSEAAYLPEYDKYVEVSYEQARYIADLMGLQDYELGEETARLSFELQESLIAKIEKVLKTEIDHYYIWLTVDGETVLGIDPPHPMF
- the fdhD gene encoding formate dehydrogenase accessory sulfurtransferase FdhD, with the translated sequence MDILSSRKIVRFQNGVLQEAEDSIVSEHPLTIHLNGEEFATMVCSPENIQELTIGFLASEGFIRRIEEIKAIQIDESKGFAYVELHTQTSTASHEFHSKRFIGSCCGKSRQFYFHNDARTARTSTSKLTLSPSQCISFMKQLQDGSLTFQETGGVHNAALFSAEEMIVSRTDIGRHNALDKILGYCIENRIPVRDKVIAFSGRISSEVLLKASKIGVGIILSKSAPTDLAIKLAEDLNITAVGFIRGQSFNVYSHPERIVSGAED
- a CDS encoding DUF2294 domain-containing protein, producing the protein MNKYEAEFSNLVRSFRKKHMGKGPSKVRTTFCKHWAICEMEGNLSPVEKFIASADEGKQMLRAARTEMVKEMYKKNRPAEMEEFLQARLIDLFVDIDIERDFGMSVFVFDQDIQSKFMD